The Clarias gariepinus isolate MV-2021 ecotype Netherlands chromosome 4, CGAR_prim_01v2, whole genome shotgun sequence genome window below encodes:
- the LOC128520168 gene encoding NACHT, LRR and PYD domains-containing protein 3-like has protein sequence MSEWSMKPTTTIIDKNISTDPRIIKRKRSESPEPSTTSMMSNCSWEPAHFRGRPSFTDLRPQIKKTNPSTNQLDSIFMELEHNVITLIKNELKRFKKLLSPDYPACTVSEVGDKEDLESIREEALKITVHVLKNMNLTDLANKLKNKSVTSVYQQQLKSSLKEKFLRINKGILQHGSSALLNEIYTELYITQKWSEEVCNEHEVRQIETASRRAAIQETPINCNDLFKDKSIRSVLTKGVAGIGKTVSVQKFVLDWAEGKANQDITFMFPLPFRELNLMTEKPFSLMEFLHHFFQDIRKLELIDCDSYKVLFIFDGLDECRFPLDFQNNDRLCDMTESVSLDVLLTNLIKGNLLPSALLWITSRPGAAKQIPPEFIDQVTEIQGFSDPQKEEYFRKRISDPSLANKIFSHMKSSRSLYIMCCIPVFCWISATVLERILGEAESRIIPKTLTQMFMHFLIFQINNKDQKHHQKCDPDPQKTRESILALGKLAFQQMKKGSLIFYEEDLRECGIDVREVSVNSGVCTQIIREEFGLHLGKVYSFVHLSVQEFLAALYAFICFVSEKKNVLVEQHTGFLDLFRNRNLSNFLRSAVNKALQSENGHLDLFLRFLLGLSLEPNKILLRGLMPKTESGSFSKEETVEYINEMIKDNPSPEKYINLFHCLNELNDHSLMKQVQTYLNSEGYRCLQATRLSPAQWSALVFAILTSEQELKEFYLKKYDPSDECLLKLLPVVKASRKADLHCCNLTEESCRALSSVLTSSSSSLRELDLSYNKLHDLGVKLLSAGLENPHCTLETLSLHCCNLTEESCRALSSVLTSSSSSLRELDLSYNKLHDLGVKLLSAGLENPHCTLETLRLCECELTEESCRVLSSVLSSNSSRLRELDLSNNYLQYLGLKLLSAALENIHCKLEILRLRECNLTEKSCDVLCSVLSSNSSSLKELDLSKNYNLQDSGLGLLCTGLANQQCKLEILRLSSCGITYEGSVVLASIQRSNPSSRLRKLELE, from the exons ATGAGTGAGTGGTCAATGAAACCCACGACTACAATTATTGACAAAAACATTTCTACTGATCCAAG AATAATTAAGAGAAAGAGATCAGAGTCACCAGAACCCAGCACTACGTCAATGATGAGTAATTGCTCATGGGAACCTGCTCACTTCAGAGGCAGACCCAGTTTTACTGATCTGAG ACCACAAATTAAGAAGACCAATCCCAGCACAAatcaactggactccatatttatg GAGCTGGAACACAATGTTATCACTCTGATAAAGAATGAGCTGAAGAGGTTTAAGAAGCTCCTGAGTCCAGATTACCCAGCATGCACTGTAAGTGAGGTGGGGGATAAAGAGGACTTAGAAAGCATCAGAGAGGAAGCACTGAAGATAACAGTGCATGTCCTGAAGAACATGAACCTCACAGATCTCGCTAACAAACTTAAGAACA agtcGGTGACGTCTGTGTATCAGCAACAGCTGAAATCCAGCCTGAAAGAGAAGTTTTTAAGAATTAATAAAGGAATCTTACAGCATGGAAGCTCAGCTCTTCTGAATgagatctacacagagctctacatcacaCAGAAGTGGAGTGAAGAGGTCTGTAatgaacatgaggtgagacagattGAGACAGCGTCCAGAAGAGCAGCAATACAGGAGACACCAATCAATTGTAATGATCTCTTTAAAGACAAGTCCATCAGAAGTGTGCTGACTAAAGGGGTCGCTGGTATTGGAAAAACagtctctgtgcagaagtttgttctggactgggctgaaggaaAAGCAAATCAGGACATCACCTTCATGTTTCCCCTTCCCTTTAGAGAGCTGAATCTGATGACAGAGAAACCTTTCAGTCTGATGGAATTTCTTCATCACTTTTTCCAAGATATTAGAAAACTAGAATTAATAGACTGTGACTCCTACAAAGTCCTGTTCATCTTTGATGGTCTAGATGAGTGTAGGTTTCCTCTAGATTTCCAGAACAATGATAGATTGTGTGATATGACAGAGTCAGTCTCACTGGATGTGCTGCTGACAAACCTCATCAAGGGAAAcctgcttccctctgctctccTCTGGATCACCTCTCGACCAGGAGCAGCCAAACAGATCCCTCCTGAGTTTATAGACCAGGTAACAGAGATACAAGGGTTCAGTGATCCTCAGAAAGAGGAGTACTTCAGGAAAAGGATCAGTGATCCGAGCCTGGCCAATAAAATCTTCTCACACATGAAGTCTTCAAGAAGCCTCTACATTATGTGCTGCATTCCAGTTTTCTGCTGGATCTCAGCCACTGTTCTAGAGAGAATTTTGGGTGAAGCAGAGAGTCGAATTATCCCCaagactctgactcaaatgtTCATGCACTTCCTGATCTTTCAGATCAATAACAAGGACCAAAAGCACCATCAGAAATGTGACCCTGATCCTCAGAAGACCAGAGAGAGTATCCTGGCACTGGGAAAACTGGCTTTCCAACAGATGAAGAAAGGAAGCCTGATCTTCTATGAAgaagacctgagagagtgtggcattgatgtcAGAGAAGTGTCAGTTAACTCAGGAGTGTGTACCCAAATTATCAGAGAGGAGTTTGGGCTTCACCTGGGGAAGGTATACAGCTTTGTACATCTGAGTGTTCAGGAGTTTCTGGCTGCTTTATATGCATTTATCTGCTTTGtttctgaaaagaaaaatgtgcttgTGGAGCAACACACTGGATTTCTTGATTTATTCAGAAATCGAAACCTGTCTAATTTCCTCAGGAGTGCAGTGAACAAGGCGTTACAGAGTGAGAATGGACACCTGGACCTGTTCCTCCGGTTCCTTCTGGGTCTCTCACTGGAGCCAAATAAGATTCTCTTACGAGGCTTAATGCCAAAGACAGAAAGCGGCTCTTTCAGCAAAGAGGAAACAGTTGAGTACATCAATGAGATGATTAAAGATAACCCATCTCCAGAGAAATATATCAATTTGTTTCATTGTCTCAATGAACTCAATGATCATTCCCTGATGAAACAAGTGCAGACGTACCTGAACAGTGAAGGTTACAGATGTCTGCAAGCAACCAGACTCTCTCCTGCTCAGTGGTCAGCTCTGGTGTTTGCGATACTGACCTCAGAACAGGAACtgaaagagttttatttaaaaaaatatgacccATCTGATGAATGTCTTCTAAAGCTCCTTCCAGTGGTCAAAGCCTCCAGAAAAGCTGa TCTGCATTGTTGTAATCTGACAGAGGAAAGCTGTAGAGCTCTGTCTTCAGTCCTCACCTCAAGCTCCTCAAGTCTGAGAGAACTGGACCTAAGTTACAATAAACTGCATGATTtaggagtgaagctgctctctgctgggctggagaatccacactgtacactggagacactgag TCTGCATTGTTGTAATCTGACAGAGGAAAGCTGTAGAGCTCTGTCTTCAGTCCTCACCTCAAGCTCCTCAAGTCTGAGAGAACTGGACCTGAGTTACAATAAACTGCATGATTtaggagtgaagctgctctctgctgggctggagaatccacactgtacactggagacactgag gctgtgtgagtgtgaactGACAGAGGAGAGCTGTAGAGTTCTGTCCTCGGTCCTTAGCTCAAACTCCTCCAGACTCAGAGAACTGGACCTGAGTAATAATTATCTTCAGTACTTAGGATtgaagctgctctctgctgCACTGGAGAATAtacactgtaaactggagataCTAAG GCTGCGCGAGTGTAATTTGACAGAGAAGAGCTGTGACGTTTTGTGCTCAGTTCTCAGCTCAAATTCCTCCAGTCTGAAAGAACTGGACCTGAGTAAGAATTATAACCTTCAGGATTCAGGATTAGGGCTGCTCTGTACTGGACTGGCGAATCAACAATGTAAACTGGAGATactgag GTTGTCTTCGTGCGGTATCACATATGAAGGTTCTGTTGTTCTGGCTTCAATTCAGAGATCCAATCCCTCATCACGCCTGAGAAAGCTGGAGCTGGAGTGA